The Henckelia pumila isolate YLH828 chromosome 2, ASM3356847v2, whole genome shotgun sequence genome includes a window with the following:
- the LOC140879103 gene encoding uncharacterized protein — protein sequence MTSASSETTPVTPIVTVPNRVVPLVAPRGVFVPVPNSHGEKPEKFTGADFKKWQQKMLFYLTTLNQARFLSEDAPKLKAGEGDVESVSALKAWNHSDFLCRNYVLNGLADSLYNVYCEKKTTKELWESLDRNYKTEDAGAKKFLVGRFLDFKMVDSKPVIIQVQEIQVILHEIHAEGMTLRESFQLEAIVEKLPPAWKDFKNYLKHKQNEMNV from the coding sequence ATGACTTCTGCTTCAAGTGAGACTACTCCGGTTACCCCTATTGTCACGGTTCCAAACCGTGTCGTTCCTCTTGTTGCCCCACGTGGTGTTTTCGTTCCTGTTCCTAACAGTCACGGAGAAAAGCCCGAGAAGTTCACTGGTGCGGACTTTAAGAAGTGGCAGCAAAAAATGCTCTTCTACTTGACGACGTTGAACCAGGCCAGATTCCTCTCGGAGGATGCTCCTAAGCTTAAGGCAGGTGAGGGAGATGTTGAATCCGTCAGTGCTTTGAAAGCATGGAATCATTCTGATTTCCTATGCCGAAATTACGTACTGAACGGATTGGCAGATTCACTCTACAATGTGTACTGCGAAAAGAAAACGACCAAAGAGCTGTGGGAATCCCTTGACAGAAATTACAAAACCGAGGATGCGGGGGCCAAGAAGTTTCTTGTAGGCCGCTTTCTGGATTTTAAGATGGTGGATTCCAAGCCGGTTATCATCCAAGTTCAAGAGATCCAAGTGATTCTTCACGAGATTCACGCTGAGGGGATGACATTGAGAGAATCCTTCCAATTGGAGGCCATTGTTGAGAAGCTACCACCGGCATGGAAGGATTTCAAGAATTACTTGAAACACAAGCAAAATGAGATGAATGTTTAA
- the LOC140879104 gene encoding clp protease adapter protein ClpF, chloroplastic-like, whose protein sequence is MDLVCRDSKSWMEGAKIDKLTRGRDQPFYQSSHDISHFLAVPEENLLVPETQDKDAFDHLYAFFLFYGMDGAGDFIPIKQLPEKYNQLRHELPHNPQDEDDEKDA, encoded by the exons ATGGATCTGGTGTGCCGTGATTCAAAATCTTGGATGGAAGGTGCAAAAATCGATAAGCTGACTCGCGGTCGGGATCAACCATTTTATCAG TCGTCTCATGATATCTCTCATTTTCTTGCAGTCCCTGAAGAGAATTTACTTGTCCCTGAAACCCAAGACAAG GATGCATTTGATCATCTTTATgccttttttttgttttacgGCATGGATGGTGCTGGAGATTTCATCCCAATAAAACAGCTGCCCGAAAAGTACAACCAGCTGCGCCATGAACTTCCACACAATCCACAGgatgaagatgatgaaaaaGATGCTTGA
- the LOC140879972 gene encoding putative pentatricopeptide repeat-containing protein At1g69350, mitochondrial, protein MSLIRMGEISPRMTPPYMPLFKACTTFRTLTLLHAHLIVTGLQKDPLASTKLIESYSQVGRVEYSRMIFDAFPSPDSFMWGVIIKCYVWNGLFREAIFMYQDMLYKLKELNKFIFPPVLRACSAVNGLAMGKKVHARLIKSGFGSDTFIETSLLGMYGEVGSLCSAKKVFDEMSIRDMVSWSSLISSYVQQGKGSEGLEIFREMVRQGVEIDHVSMLSVAEACGELDLWTVGKSVHSYVVRGNIDHEALWSCLVAMYGKFGDLCSAERLFFNGVYETVFSWTTMISCYNQNGYYRKAVGMLIEMQEYGVEANSVTLMTVVCSCARLECLNEGKAVHAYVIRNHVDLDRDYLRLALIDLYANCGKLNYSHLIFDTSEDSDIVSWNILISGYVREQMAEEALSLFVQLLIQGIQPDSFTLSSAISACGIIGLSELGCQIHCFVIKKYLPTEFVKNALIDMYAKSGFIRSAYRIFYDDQPESVVAWNCMMCGFSQNGYSEEAICLFDEMYSKYLDVDEITFLSVIQACGNAGLIDKGKWIHHKLINFGVKKDMYIDTALTNMYARCGNLHMARKVFNNMTERSIVSWSTMIAGYAIHGHIEDSISLFNEMIRLGIRPNDITFMNIISACSHAGYVKEGKFYFNSMIHDFGIEPNSEHYACLVDLMSRAGDLNGAYEVINSMPFPADAGVWGALVNGCRIHQRMDFLAIIRIDLVNVHADDSGYFTLLSNVYAGGGKWNEFTTVRSKMRQMGLKKVHGYSRIQNE, encoded by the coding sequence ATGAGCTTGATTCGAATGGGGGAAATCAGCCCAAGAATGACTCCTCCGTACATGCCACTCTTCAAAGCCTGCACAACGTTTAGAACGCTGACTCTACTGCACGCTCATCTCATTGTGACAGGACTCCAAAAGGACCCTCTCGCGTCGACCAAGCTCATTGAATCGTACTCACAGGTGGGTCGCGTCGAATATTCAAGAATGATCTTTGACGCCTTTCCAAGCCCTGATTCCTTCATGTGGGGTGTGATCATCAAATGCTATGTTTGGAACGGGCTGTTTCGAGAAGCGATTTTTATGTACCAGGATATGTTGTATAAATTAAAGGAGTTAAATAAGTTCATTTTCCCACCAGTTTTGAGGGCTTGCTCTGCGGTTAATGGTTTAGCAATGGGAAAAAAGGTTCATGCGAGGCTTATAAAATCCGGGTTTGGTTCGGATACTTTTATCGAGACCTCGTTGCTGGGTATGTATGGTGAAGTTGGTAGTTTATGCAGTGCGAAGAAAGTGTTTGATGAAATGTCTATTAGAGATATGGTTTCTTGGAGTTCATTGATATCCAGCTATGTTCAGCAAGGGAAGGGTAGTGAAGGGTTGGAAATATTCCGGGAAATGGTAAGACAAGGAGTGGAAATTGATCATGTGAGTATGCTTAGTGTAGCCGAGGCTTGTGGAGAGCTGGATTTATGGACAGTAGGAAAATCAGTCCACAGTTATGTGGTAAGAGGGAATATTGATCATGAAGCATTGTGGAGTTGTCTTGTTGCCATGTATGGAAAGTTTGGTGACTTGTGTAGTGCGGAAAGACTTTTCTTTAATGGTGTTTATGAGACTGTTTTTTCGTGGACAACGATGATTTCGTGCTATAATCAAAATGGATACTATCGAAAGGCAGTAGGGATGCTTATTGAGATGCAAGAATACGGTGTCGAAGCTAATAGTGTCACGTTGATGACTGTTGTTTGTTCTTGTGCTCGGTTGGAATGTTTAAATGAAGGGAAAGCTGTGCATGCTTATGTTATAAGGAACCATGTTGACCTTGATAGAGATTATCTTAGACTGGCATTGATTGATTTGTATGCTAATTGTGGTAAGTTAAACTACAGCCATCTGATATTTGATACGTCTGAAGATAGTGATATAGTTTCTTGGAATATCCTCATATCAGGCTATGTTCGGGAACAGATGGCTGAAGAGGCTCTGTCATTGTTTGTTCAATTGTTGATTCAAGGGATACAACCAGATTCTTTTACCTTGTCCAGTGCCATATCTGCATGTGGAATTATAGGGCTTTCTGAATTGGGATGTCAAATACATTGTTTTGTGATCAAGAAGTACCTTCCAACCGAGTTTGTAAAAAATGCCTTGATTGATATGTACGCAAAATCTGGTTTTATTAGATCGGCCTACAGGATATTTTACGACGACCAACCGGAGAGTGTTGTAGCATGGAATTGTATGATGTGTGGATTCTCTCAAAATGGTTACTCGGAAGAAGCTATCTGCCTTTTTGATGAAATGTACTCAAAATATCTTGATGTAGATGAAATAACCTTTTTGAGTGTAATTCAAGCTTGTGGGAATGCAGGGCTTATTGACAAGGGAAAATGGATTCACCATAAGCTGATTAATTTTGGTGTGAAGAAAGATATGTACATTGATACTGCTTTGACTAACATGTATGCTAGATGTGGAAACCTCCATATGGCTCGAAAAGTTTTCAATAACATGACAGAACGAAGCATTGTGTCATGGAGCACGATGATAGCGGGTTATGCAATTCATGGTCATATTGAGGATTCCATCTCTCTCTTTAACGAGATGATAAGATTAGGAATAAGACCAAATGACATAACTTTCATGAATATCATATCAGCTTGTAGCCATGCTGGTTATGTCAAAGAAGGGAAGTTTTACTTTAACTCAATGATTCACGATTTTGGCATAGAGCCCAATTCTGAGCATTATGCATGCTTGGTCGATCTGATGAGCCGGGCTGGTGATCTAAATGGAGCATATGAAGTAATAAACTCGATGCCGTTCCCCGCTGATGCTGGTGTTTGGGGTGCATTGGTTAATGGGTGCAGGATCCACCAAAGAATGGATTTTTTGGCGATCATTCGGATAGACCTTGTAAATGTGCATGCTGATGATTCTGGATATTTTACCCTTTTATCTAATGTATATGCTGGAGGAGGGAAATGGAATGAATTTACGACGGTGAGATCCAAGATGAGACAAATGGGTTTAAAAAAGGTGCATGGATATAGTAGGATTCAAAATGAGTAG